In one Aquila chrysaetos chrysaetos chromosome 24, bAquChr1.4, whole genome shotgun sequence genomic region, the following are encoded:
- the FKBP15 gene encoding FK506-binding protein 15 isoform X2, translating into MFGAAAAEEDDADFLSPASGARLASLFGLDQTVSSHGNEFFQYTAPKQPKKGQTAAVPSLHLVTLVAFGDFGTSLFVFSSSSGVIFSWGKDYVVALPLASKCGSSAITDSTNGQYLKQGKYGAAVVGNHATKEYRILLYISQQQQIATARIHPGFILTVQPNNYSTFYDDQRQNWSIMFESEKAAMDFSKQVCIAKCNSSPVLDSVLYQDLLLGEGQGVEGGDSLEIAYTGWLFQNNGLGQVFDSNVNKDKLLRLKLGSGKVIKGWEEGMMGMKKGGRRYLIIPPAWAYGAQGVAGRVPPDSTLVFEVEVKRVKLVKECSGSDGQSISSRDSPAPSPVPNSDGFSADTGLLPPSTIPPKPGEPAVRAKSNSISEQLANPDVAKAKLISRMAKMGQPMLPFLAGTAGSQLDSSDSEIEDPSILRGTAQPVASSSVRPSQPAHAVLPTVSTQVPQASGSTPPVSSAALIPATIQAHSALPGGAQGFQAYPGMAFAYPQTAASASQLQPVGQMYPTPYQAPGDVTSFLMTEARQHNTEIRMAVSKVVDKMDHLAAKVEELKKQNTGNGSLLPGISSVTMEASMIMSNIQRIIQENERLKQEIFEKSSRIEEQNEKISELIERNQRYVEQSNLLMEQRNHSLQTTNENTQARVLHAEQEKAKVAEELAAATAQVSQLQLELTAHEKKEMDLRKQLSAALQEAERHETQLNKLQAQLAELQEASEDTQTRFKAEKQSRKQLDLKITTLEEELTDLKVEKETLERNLAERKKKSLSERAQAEEEMEEIRRSYQQELDKLRQLLKKARTSTDQAAAEQLSLIQAELESQWEARCERTLASAKEQHVRQYQEVCEQRDSLQQQVSQLEEKLATLKQLKKAEEQKLSEFQQRLEQLEPIKEKYSALQSDIVVLKGHYEKRIRDLEKDQDASSSADFTEEVKKIMNGVFQSLRGEFELEETYSGRTVLGVVMNTIKTVTLQLLNRQQEKLDHDSKKEESRTGAARQEGSPGAKTDHEEPVQHSPAQCVAFPADPGEAATGSMVSDQEGESAPLPARPRTPEEEQAIQSSGMSEEEKVQGEHLSSTAESSLDPDKRPVLAGQPVPEVDENFVPAEQRQESSPIREAETEHSPSRVSLQADVAEPSALEAKPREADVAVLPEKPAAEEKPEEPVGGLEPPPLNGEGGNCTDPSGGASSEEPASVSNTAELSSAIMKETPGQQKLGSSPRQKDSSLFEDDNFFETASCKPLKPRVPSEEEDEEEVSMKGHPPPAPLFGDDDDDDLDWLG; encoded by the exons ATGttcggggcggcggcggcggaggaggacGACGCGGACTTCCTGTCCCCTGCCAGCGG tGCCAGATTGGCCTCTCTCTTTGGTCTGGATCAAACAGTCTCAAGCCATGGGAACGAATTCTTCCAGTACACTGCACCAAAGCAGCCTAAGAAGGGTCAAACAGCAGCTG TACCCTCCCTACACCTGGTTACTCTAGTGGCCTTTGGTGACTTTGGAACATCActctttgttttttcatcttcttctgGAGTTATTTTTTCTTGGGGGAAGGACTACGTTGTGGCGTTGCCGCTGGCCAGCAAATGTGGCAGTTCTGCTATCACTGACAG TACAAATGGGCAGTACTTGAAGCAAGGCAAGTATGGAGCAGCTGTAGTGGGGAACCATGCTACTAAAGAG TACAGAATCCTCCTTTACATCAGTCAGCAGCAACAGATCGCGACTGCAAGGATCCATCCGGGCTTCATACTCACA GTTCAACCCAACAATTACAGTACGTTCTATGATGATCAGAGACAAAACTGGTCCATCATGTTTGAGTCAGAAAAGGCAGCAATGGATTTCAGTAAACAG GTATGCATTGCCAAATGCAACAGCTCCCCAGTGCTTGATTCAGTCCTCTACCAGGATCTCCTTCTTGGAGAAGGGCAAGGAGTAGAAGGAGGAGACTCTCTGGAGATTGCCTATACGGGTTGGCTGTTCCAGAACAACGGGCTTGGACAG GTGTTTGACTCGAATGTTAACAAAGACAAGCTGTTACGGCTAAAGCTGGGATCTGGAAAGGTCATTAAG GGCTGGGAAGAAGGAATGATGGGGATGAAGAAAGGAGGGCGAAGGTATCTCATCATTCCTCCGGCATGGGCCTATGGGGCTCAGGGAGTGGCTGGCCGTGTCCCTCCAGACTCTACTTTAGTTTTTGAGGTGGAAGTTAAGCGG GTAAAGTTGGTAAAGGAATGCTCTGGTTCGGATGGACAAAGCATTAGTTCAAGGGATTCTCCTGCACCTTCCCCGGTACCAAATTCAGATGGCTTCTCTGCAGACACTGGTTTATTGCCTCCATCTACGATACCTCCAAAGCCTGG GGAGCCAGCTGTTCGGGCCAAGTCAAACTCCATCAGTGAACAGCTAGCA aaTCCAGATGTAGCAAAGGCAAAGCTAATTTCTCGGATGGCTAAAATGGGACAGCCCATGCTGCCTTTCCTTGCCGGGACCGCAGGTAGTCAGCTTGACTCCAGTGACTCGGAAATAGAG gATCCAAGTATACTGAGAGGGACAGCACAACCAGTGGCTTCATCTTCAGTGAGGCCATCACAGCCAGCTCATGCAGTACTGCCCACAGTGTCAACACAAG tacCTCAAGCATCTGGTTCTACACCCCCGGTATCTTCTGCTGCTTTAATACCTGCAACGATCCAGGCCCATTCAGCTCTGCCTGGAGGAGCACAGGGCTTTCAG GCATATCCAGGAATGGCATTTGCTTACCCCCAAACTGCTGCATCTGCTTCTCAACTCCAGCCTGTAGGACAGATGTATCCCACACCTTACCAAg CACCCGGGGATGTTACTTCCTTTTTGATGACAGAAGCTCGGCAGCATAACACTGAAATCCGAATGGCCGTTAGCAAAGTAGTAGATAAAATGGATCATCTGGCTGCCAAG GTGGAGGagttgaagaaacaaaacactggtAACGGTTCACTACTGCCAGGTATCTCCTCTGTTACTATGGAAGCTTCCATGATCATGAGCAATATCCAACGTATAATCCAG GAGAATGAGAGACTGAAGCAAGAGATATTTGAGAAGAGCAGTCGAATTGAAGAGCAGAATGAGAAGATCAGTGAGTTGATTGAGCGGAATCAGAG ATACGTCGAACAAAGTAACTTGCTAATGGAGCAGAGGAACCATTCACTgcaaacaacaaatgaaaacacacaggCAAGAGTGTTGCATGCAGAACAGGAGAAG GCCAAAGTTGCAGAGGAGTTGGCAGCTGCCACAGCACAGgtttcccagctgcagctggagctgacTGCCCACGAGAAGAAGGAAATGGACCTGCGGAAACAGCTGTCTGCTGCCTTGCAGGAGGCAGAGCGACATGAGACGCAGCTCAACAAACTGCAAGCACAGTTAGCAG AGCTCCAAGAAGCCTCTGAGGACACTCAGACTAGATTCAAAGCTGAGAAGCAGAGCCGCAAACAGCTGGACCTGAAGATTACAACATTGGAAGAAGAGCTAACAGACCtaaaagtggaaaaagagaCTCTTGAAAGG AATCttgcagagaggaagaagaaatccCTCTCAGAGAGAGCTcaagcagaggaagagatggaagaaataCGCAGATCATATCAGCAGGAACTGGACAAGCTTCGACAGTTGCTGAAAAAGGCACGGACTTCAACTgaccaggcagcagcagagcag CTATCACTCatccaggcagagctggaatCCCAGTGGGAAGCCAGATGTGAACGTACGCTGGCCTCGGCCAAGGAGCAGCATGTTAGACAATACCAGGAGGTGTGTGAGCAGAGAGattccctgcagcagcaggtgtCCCAGCTGGAAGAGAAG CTTGCAACTCtaaaacagttgaaaaaagcagaggagcaaAAATTGTCTGAGTTTCAGCAACGTTTGGAGCAACTAGAGCCTATCAAAGAGAAG TATTCAGCCTTGCAGTCTGATATTGTGGTGCTGAAGGGTCACTATGAAAAACGTATCAGAGACCTGGAGAAGGATCAGGATGCATCTTCATCTGCAGACTTCACAGAAGAA GTGAAGAAGATAATGAATGGTGTGTTTCAATCTCTTCGGGGTGAATTTGAGCTGGAAGAGACATACAGTGGCAGGACAGTTCTGGGTGTTGTCATGAACACTATTAAG ACTGTAACACTGCAGCTACTCaacaggcagcaggagaaacTAGATCATGACAGTAAAAAGGAGGAATCTAGAACAGGAGCAGCGAGACAGGAGGGATCACCTGGAGCAAAGACTGACCATGAAGAGCCTGTGCAGCATAGCCCAGCACAGTGTGTTGCATTCCCAGCTGACCCTGGTGAAGCAGCCACAGGCTCCATGGTGTCTGACCAGGAAGGCGAgtctgctcctctgcctgccaggCCCAGAACTCCTGAGGAGGAGCAGGCGATACAGAGCAGTGGGATGTCAGAAGAGGAGAAGGTCCAGGGGGAGCATCTCTCTTCCACTGCTGAATCCTCTCTGGATCCTGATAAGAGGCCTGTACTTGCAGGACAGCCTGTTCCTGAGGTGGATGAGAACTTTGTCCCAGCCGAGCAAAGGCAGGAGAGCAGTCCTATCAGGGAAGCTGAGACTGAACACAGTCCCTCCAGAGTATCTTTGCAGGCTGATGTTGCAGAACCTTCTGCTCTAGAAGCCAAGCCAAGAGAAGCAGATGTGGCAGTGCTTCCAGAAAAGccagctgcagaggagaagcCAGAGGAGCCTGTGGGAGGTTTGGAGCCCCCTCCCTTAAATGGTGAGGGAGGGAACTGCACAGACCCATCAGGTGGAGCTAGCTCTGAGGAGCCTGCTTCAGTATCCaacacagcagagctgagctcagCTATCATGAAAGAAACCCCAGGACAGCAGAAACTGGGCTCCAGCCCAAGGCAAAAAGATTCCAG CCTCTTTGAGGATGACAACTTCTTTGAAACAGCATCTTGTAAACCACTGAAGCCTCGAGTTCCCTCtgaagaggaggatgaggaggaagtG AGCATGAAGGGACATCCCCCTCCAGCTCCACTCTttggtgatgatgatgatgatgatctGGACTGGCTGGGATGA
- the FKBP15 gene encoding FK506-binding protein 15 isoform X5 has protein sequence MFGAAAAEEDDADFLSPASGARLASLFGLDQTVSSHGNEFFQYTAPKQPKKGQTAAGQAAQKAPVAPAASGAPSVFMATAVHAYRYTNGQYLKQGKYGAAVVGNHATKEYRILLYISQQQQIATARIHPGFILTVQPNNYSTFYDDQRQNWSIMFESEKAAMDFSKQVCIAKCNSSPVLDSVLYQDLLLGEGQGVEGGDSLEIAYTGWLFQNNGLGQVFDSNVNKDKLLRLKLGSGKVIKGWEEGMMGMKKGGRRYLIIPPAWAYGAQGVAGRVPPDSTLVFEVEVKRVKLVKECSGSDGQSISSRDSPAPSPVPNSDGFSADTGLLPPSTIPPKPGEPAVRAKSNSISEQLANPDVAKAKLISRMAKMGQPMLPFLAGTAGSQLDSSDSEIEDPSILRGTAQPVASSSVRPSQPAHAVLPTVSTQVPQASGSTPPVSSAALIPATIQAHSALPGGAQGFQAYPGMAFAYPQTAASASQLQPVGQMYPTPYQAPGDVTSFLMTEARQHNTEIRMAVSKVVDKMDHLAAKVEELKKQNTGNGSLLPGISSVTMEASMIMSNIQRIIQENERLKQEIFEKSSRIEEQNEKISELIERNQRYVEQSNLLMEQRNHSLQTTNENTQARVLHAEQEKHMLPVDRGWDQAKVAEELAAATAQVSQLQLELTAHEKKEMDLRKQLSAALQEAERHETQLNKLQAQLAELQEASEDTQTRFKAEKQSRKQLDLKITTLEEELTDLKVEKETLERNLAERKKKSLSERAQAEEEMEEIRRSYQQELDKLRQLLKKARTSTDQAAAEQLSLIQAELESQWEARCERTLASAKEQHVRQYQEVCEQRDSLQQQVSQLEEKLATLKQLKKAEEQKLSEFQQRLEQLEPIKEKYSALQSDIVVLKGHYEKRIRDLEKDQDASSSADFTEEVKKIMNGVFQSLRGEFELEETYSGRTVLGVVMNTIKTVTLQLLNRQQEKLDHDSKKEESRTGAARQEGSPGAKTDHEEPVQHSPAQCVAFPADPGEAATGSMVSDQEGESAPLPARPRTPEEEQAIQSSGMSEEEKVQGEHLSSTAESSLDPDKRPVLAGQPVPEVDENFVPAEQRQESSPIREAETEHSPSRVSLQADVAEPSALEAKPREADVAVLPEKPAAEEKPEEPVGGLEPPPLNGEGGNCTDPSGGASSEEPASVSNTAELSSAIMKETPGQQKLGSSPRQKDSSLFEDDNFFETASCKPLKPRVPSEEEDEEEVSMKGHPPPAPLFGDDDDDDLDWLG, from the exons ATGttcggggcggcggcggcggaggaggacGACGCGGACTTCCTGTCCCCTGCCAGCGG tGCCAGATTGGCCTCTCTCTTTGGTCTGGATCAAACAGTCTCAAGCCATGGGAACGAATTCTTCCAGTACACTGCACCAAAGCAGCCTAAGAAGGGTCAAACAGCAGCTG GTCAGGCAGCCCAGAAGGCTCCTGTGGCCCCAGCAGCTTCAGGAGCACCATCAGTGTTCATGGCCACTGCGGTTCATGCTTATCGATA TACAAATGGGCAGTACTTGAAGCAAGGCAAGTATGGAGCAGCTGTAGTGGGGAACCATGCTACTAAAGAG TACAGAATCCTCCTTTACATCAGTCAGCAGCAACAGATCGCGACTGCAAGGATCCATCCGGGCTTCATACTCACA GTTCAACCCAACAATTACAGTACGTTCTATGATGATCAGAGACAAAACTGGTCCATCATGTTTGAGTCAGAAAAGGCAGCAATGGATTTCAGTAAACAG GTATGCATTGCCAAATGCAACAGCTCCCCAGTGCTTGATTCAGTCCTCTACCAGGATCTCCTTCTTGGAGAAGGGCAAGGAGTAGAAGGAGGAGACTCTCTGGAGATTGCCTATACGGGTTGGCTGTTCCAGAACAACGGGCTTGGACAG GTGTTTGACTCGAATGTTAACAAAGACAAGCTGTTACGGCTAAAGCTGGGATCTGGAAAGGTCATTAAG GGCTGGGAAGAAGGAATGATGGGGATGAAGAAAGGAGGGCGAAGGTATCTCATCATTCCTCCGGCATGGGCCTATGGGGCTCAGGGAGTGGCTGGCCGTGTCCCTCCAGACTCTACTTTAGTTTTTGAGGTGGAAGTTAAGCGG GTAAAGTTGGTAAAGGAATGCTCTGGTTCGGATGGACAAAGCATTAGTTCAAGGGATTCTCCTGCACCTTCCCCGGTACCAAATTCAGATGGCTTCTCTGCAGACACTGGTTTATTGCCTCCATCTACGATACCTCCAAAGCCTGG GGAGCCAGCTGTTCGGGCCAAGTCAAACTCCATCAGTGAACAGCTAGCA aaTCCAGATGTAGCAAAGGCAAAGCTAATTTCTCGGATGGCTAAAATGGGACAGCCCATGCTGCCTTTCCTTGCCGGGACCGCAGGTAGTCAGCTTGACTCCAGTGACTCGGAAATAGAG gATCCAAGTATACTGAGAGGGACAGCACAACCAGTGGCTTCATCTTCAGTGAGGCCATCACAGCCAGCTCATGCAGTACTGCCCACAGTGTCAACACAAG tacCTCAAGCATCTGGTTCTACACCCCCGGTATCTTCTGCTGCTTTAATACCTGCAACGATCCAGGCCCATTCAGCTCTGCCTGGAGGAGCACAGGGCTTTCAG GCATATCCAGGAATGGCATTTGCTTACCCCCAAACTGCTGCATCTGCTTCTCAACTCCAGCCTGTAGGACAGATGTATCCCACACCTTACCAAg CACCCGGGGATGTTACTTCCTTTTTGATGACAGAAGCTCGGCAGCATAACACTGAAATCCGAATGGCCGTTAGCAAAGTAGTAGATAAAATGGATCATCTGGCTGCCAAG GTGGAGGagttgaagaaacaaaacactggtAACGGTTCACTACTGCCAGGTATCTCCTCTGTTACTATGGAAGCTTCCATGATCATGAGCAATATCCAACGTATAATCCAG GAGAATGAGAGACTGAAGCAAGAGATATTTGAGAAGAGCAGTCGAATTGAAGAGCAGAATGAGAAGATCAGTGAGTTGATTGAGCGGAATCAGAG ATACGTCGAACAAAGTAACTTGCTAATGGAGCAGAGGAACCATTCACTgcaaacaacaaatgaaaacacacaggCAAGAGTGTTGCATGCAGAACAGGAGAAG CACATGCTGCCAGTGGATCGGGGCTGGGACCAG GCCAAAGTTGCAGAGGAGTTGGCAGCTGCCACAGCACAGgtttcccagctgcagctggagctgacTGCCCACGAGAAGAAGGAAATGGACCTGCGGAAACAGCTGTCTGCTGCCTTGCAGGAGGCAGAGCGACATGAGACGCAGCTCAACAAACTGCAAGCACAGTTAGCAG AGCTCCAAGAAGCCTCTGAGGACACTCAGACTAGATTCAAAGCTGAGAAGCAGAGCCGCAAACAGCTGGACCTGAAGATTACAACATTGGAAGAAGAGCTAACAGACCtaaaagtggaaaaagagaCTCTTGAAAGG AATCttgcagagaggaagaagaaatccCTCTCAGAGAGAGCTcaagcagaggaagagatggaagaaataCGCAGATCATATCAGCAGGAACTGGACAAGCTTCGACAGTTGCTGAAAAAGGCACGGACTTCAACTgaccaggcagcagcagagcag CTATCACTCatccaggcagagctggaatCCCAGTGGGAAGCCAGATGTGAACGTACGCTGGCCTCGGCCAAGGAGCAGCATGTTAGACAATACCAGGAGGTGTGTGAGCAGAGAGattccctgcagcagcaggtgtCCCAGCTGGAAGAGAAG CTTGCAACTCtaaaacagttgaaaaaagcagaggagcaaAAATTGTCTGAGTTTCAGCAACGTTTGGAGCAACTAGAGCCTATCAAAGAGAAG TATTCAGCCTTGCAGTCTGATATTGTGGTGCTGAAGGGTCACTATGAAAAACGTATCAGAGACCTGGAGAAGGATCAGGATGCATCTTCATCTGCAGACTTCACAGAAGAA GTGAAGAAGATAATGAATGGTGTGTTTCAATCTCTTCGGGGTGAATTTGAGCTGGAAGAGACATACAGTGGCAGGACAGTTCTGGGTGTTGTCATGAACACTATTAAG ACTGTAACACTGCAGCTACTCaacaggcagcaggagaaacTAGATCATGACAGTAAAAAGGAGGAATCTAGAACAGGAGCAGCGAGACAGGAGGGATCACCTGGAGCAAAGACTGACCATGAAGAGCCTGTGCAGCATAGCCCAGCACAGTGTGTTGCATTCCCAGCTGACCCTGGTGAAGCAGCCACAGGCTCCATGGTGTCTGACCAGGAAGGCGAgtctgctcctctgcctgccaggCCCAGAACTCCTGAGGAGGAGCAGGCGATACAGAGCAGTGGGATGTCAGAAGAGGAGAAGGTCCAGGGGGAGCATCTCTCTTCCACTGCTGAATCCTCTCTGGATCCTGATAAGAGGCCTGTACTTGCAGGACAGCCTGTTCCTGAGGTGGATGAGAACTTTGTCCCAGCCGAGCAAAGGCAGGAGAGCAGTCCTATCAGGGAAGCTGAGACTGAACACAGTCCCTCCAGAGTATCTTTGCAGGCTGATGTTGCAGAACCTTCTGCTCTAGAAGCCAAGCCAAGAGAAGCAGATGTGGCAGTGCTTCCAGAAAAGccagctgcagaggagaagcCAGAGGAGCCTGTGGGAGGTTTGGAGCCCCCTCCCTTAAATGGTGAGGGAGGGAACTGCACAGACCCATCAGGTGGAGCTAGCTCTGAGGAGCCTGCTTCAGTATCCaacacagcagagctgagctcagCTATCATGAAAGAAACCCCAGGACAGCAGAAACTGGGCTCCAGCCCAAGGCAAAAAGATTCCAG CCTCTTTGAGGATGACAACTTCTTTGAAACAGCATCTTGTAAACCACTGAAGCCTCGAGTTCCCTCtgaagaggaggatgaggaggaagtG AGCATGAAGGGACATCCCCCTCCAGCTCCACTCTttggtgatgatgatgatgatgatctGGACTGGCTGGGATGA